A stretch of the Archocentrus centrarchus isolate MPI-CPG fArcCen1 unplaced genomic scaffold, fArcCen1 scaffold_26_ctg1, whole genome shotgun sequence genome encodes the following:
- the LOC115775967 gene encoding glutathione S-transferase theta-3-like — translation MMELYLDLVSPPCRSVFLFARALKIPFEFKRVDLAAGQQYSQEFGEISIVRKIPVMKDGGFILTESTAILKYLVQKHSVADHWFPADLQQRARANEYLSWQHMNLRAHCSKVFLLKALFPIIMDAEVPKETMDAALENLKQSLNLLEEKFLQNKPFILGDKISVADVVAAVEMMQPLGTGVDGFEGRPKLIAWRERVKKELGEKLFEEAHEMLMKSSSLPQTLKSSSSFDKLKPMLQKLFR, via the exons ATGATGGAGCTTTATCTCGACTTGGTTTCTCCGCCCTGCCgctctgtctttctgtttgcCAGAGCTCTCAAGATTCCCTTTGAGTTTAAGCGTGTCGATCTTGCTGCAG GGCAGCAGTACAGCCAGGAGTTTGGGGAAATCAGCATCGTGAGGAAGATTCCTGTCATGAAGGATGGAGGCTTCATTCTGACAGAGAG CACTGCCATCCTGAAGTACCTGGTGCAGAAACACTCGGTTGCAGATCACTGGTTTCCCGCCGACCTGCAGCAGCGAGCTCGTGCTAATGAATACTTGTCCTGGCAGCACATGAACCTCAGAGCTCACTGCTCAAAGGTCTTCCTGCTCAAG GCTCTGTTTCCGATCATCATGGACGCTGAGGTCCCGAAGGAGACGATGGACGCTGCTCTGGAGAATCTGAAGCAGTCGCTCAACCTGCTGGAGGAGAAATTCCTCCAGAACAAACCCTTCATCCTCGGCGACAAAATCTCTGTGGCTGATGTGGTGGCTGCAGTGGAGATGATGCAG cCTCTTGGAACGGGCGTAGATGGGTTCGAAGGCCGTCCGAAGCTGATCGCCTGGAGGGAGCGAGTGAAGAAGGAGCTCGGTGAGAAGTTGTTTGAAGAAGCTCACGAGATGCTCATGAAGTCCAGCAGCCTGCCACAGACgctgaagagcagcagcagctttgataAACTCAAACCAATGCTGCAGAAGCTTTTCCGCTGA